In Chanodichthys erythropterus isolate Z2021 chromosome 9, ASM2448905v1, whole genome shotgun sequence, a genomic segment contains:
- the col2a1a gene encoding collagen, type II, alpha 1a, whose protein sequence is MFRLVDSRTLLLLVATQCVLLSLVRCQQEDDQEDLGSCIQDGKQYADRAVWKPEPCRVCVCDTGAVLCDEVICEDVTDCDNPIIPLGECCPICPAETDEPIESVGAKGQKGEPGDIADVVGPRGPAGPMGPPGEQGPRGERGSKGEKGSPGPRGRDGEPGTPGNPGPPGPPGPSGLGGNFAAQMAGGFDEKAGGAQMGVMQGPMGPMGPRGPPGPPGAPGPQGFQGNPGETGEPGPAGALGPRGPPGPPGKSGSDGEAGKPGKPGDRGPPGPQGARGFPGTPGLPGIKGHRGHPGIDGAKGEAGAAGAKGEAGSNGESGAPGPMGPRGLPGERGRPGATGAAGARGNDGLPGPAGPPGPVGPAGAPGFPGSPGSKGEAGPTGARGPEGAQGPRGEAGTPGSPGPAGASGNPGTDGIPGAKGSAGASGIAGAPGFPGPRGPPGPQGATGPLGPKGQSGDPGIPGFKGEAGPKGERGVVGPQGAPGPSGEEGKRGPRGEPGSAGPLGPPGERGAPGNRGFPGQDGLAGAKGAPGDRGVPGVTGPKGATGDPGRTGEPGLPGARGLTGRPGDAGPQGKVGAPGAPGEDGRPGPPGPLGARGQPGVMGFPGPKGANGEPGKTGEKGLVGRPGLRGLPGKDGETGAAGPPGPAGPVGERGEQGQPGPSGFQGLPGPTGAPGEPGKPGDQGVPGEGGAAGPTGPRGERGFPGERGGAGPQGLQGPRGLPGTPGTDGPKGAIGPAGAAGAQGPPGLQGMPGERGAVGIAGAKGDRGDSGEKGPEGAPGKDGARGLTGPIGPPGPSGPNGAKGETGAIGPIGAPGARGAPGDRGEIGAPGPAGFAGPPGADGQPGIKGEQGESGQKGDAGSPGPQGPSGAPGPVGPTGVTGPKGARGAQGAPGATGFPGAAGRVGPPGPNGNPGPAGPAGAAGKDGPKGVRGDAGPPGRPGDSGLRGPPGSPGEKGEPGEDGPPGPDGPSGPAGLAGQRGIVGLPGQRGERGFPGLPGPSGEPGKQGAPGSSGDRGPPGPVGPPGLTGPAGETGREGNPGSDGPPGRDGAAGVKGERGNTGPIGAPGAPGAPGAPGSVGPVGKQGDRGENGPQGPAGPPGPAGARGMVGPQGPRGDKGEAGEAGERGQKGHRGFTGLQGLPGPPGAPGDQGAAGPAGPSGAKGPAGPVGPAGKDGSNGQPGPIGPPGPRGRSGESGPIGPPGNPGPPGPPGPPGPGIDMSAFAGLSQPEKGPDPLRYMRADEASSSLRQHDVEVDATLKSINSQIEDIRSPDGSRKNPARSCRDLKLCHPEWKSGDYWVDPNLGSSADAIKVFCNMETGETCVKPSTPKIPRKNWWSNKGKGQKHVWFGESMNGGFHFSYADSSQTPSTTSIQLNFLRLLSTEATQTITYHCKNSVAYMDQATGNLKKAILLQGSNDVEIRAEGNSRFTYGVLEDGCQKHTGQWAKTVIEYKTQKTSRLPIVDIAPIDIGGADQEFGVDIGAVCFL, encoded by the exons AGGAAGATTTAGGCAGCTGCATCCAAGATGGCAAGCAGTATGCGGACCGTGCTGTATGGAAGCCAGAACCGTGCCGCGTCTGCGTGTGCGACACTGGGGCAGTGCTGTGTGACGAGGTCATCTGTGAGGATGTGACAGACTGTGACAATCCCATCATTCCACTTGGAGAGTGCTGTCCCATCTGCCCAGCTGAAACCGACGAGCCTATCG AGTCAGTTGGTGCCAAG GGACAGAAAGGTGAACCAGGTGATATTGCAGAT GTGGTAGGACCAAGAGGACCTGCTGGCCCAATG GGACCCCCAGGAGAGCAAGGACCACGTGGCGAGAGAGGATCTAAGGGTGAGAAG GGAAGTCCCGGCCCAAGAGGGAGAGATGGCGAGCCTGGTACACCTGGAAACCCAGGACCCCCTGGACCACCAGGACCTAGTGGACTTGGAGGA AACTTTGCTGCTCAGATGGCTGGAGGTTTTGATGAGAAGGCAGGAGGTGCTCAGATGGGTGTGATGCAGGGACCAATG GGTCCAATGGGTCCCCGTGGTCCTCCCGGTCCGCCTGGAGCACCT GGCCCACAAGGTTTCCAAGGCAACCCTGGAGAGACTGGTGAACCCGGCCCTGCT gGTGCCCTTGGACCCCGTGGCCCACCAGGCCCCCCTGGAAAATCTGGAAGTGAT GGTGAGGCTGGCAAACCTGGTAAGCCTGGTGACCGTGGACCCCCAGGGCCTCAG GGAGCCCGTGGATTCCCCGGAACTCCTGGCCTTCCTGGAATCAAAGGACACAGA GGACACCCAGGTATTGATGGAGCTAAAGGAGAGGCTGGTGCTGCAGGTGCTAAG GGTGAGGCTGGTTCTAATGGTGAGAGTGGTGCTCCTGGACCAATG GGTCCACGTGGTCTGCCCGGTGAGAGAGGTCGTCCCGGTGCAACTGGTGCTGCT GGTGCCCGTGGTAATGATGGTCTGCCTGGTCCTGCTGGTCCTCCC GGTCCTGTTGGTCCTGCTGGAGCTCCAGGTTTCCCTGGATCCCCTGGTTCTAAG GGTGAAGCTGGTCCCACCGGAGCTCGTGGACCTGAGGGTGCACAAGGACCCCGTGGAGAGGCTGGAACACCTGGATCACCTGGACCTGCTGGTGCATCT GGTAACCCTGGTACTGATGGTATTCCTGGAGCCAAAGGATCTGCT GGTGCTTCTGGCATTGCTGGTGCCCCTGGTTTCCCAGGACCCCGTGGCCCGCCAGGACCTCAGGGAGCTACTGGACCTCTTGGACCTAAAGGACAATCT GGAGACCCTGGTATCCCAGGATTTAAAGGCGAGGCTGGACCCAAGGGAGAGCGT GGTGTTGTAGGACCTCAGGGTGCCCCTGGGCCATCTGGAGAGGAAGGAAAGAGAGGACCAAGAGGAGAGCCTGGTTCTGCCGGACCTCTCGGACCCCCTGGAGAGAGA GGAGCTCCGGGTAACCGTGGATTCCCTGGTCAGGATGGTCTAGCTGGAGCAAAG GGTGCACCTGGTGATCGTGGTGTTCCAGGTGTGACCGGGCCAAAAGGAGCAACTGGAGATCCTGGCCGCACAGGCGAGCCTGGTCTTCCTGGAGCCAGA GGTCTGACTGGACGCCCTGGTGATGCTGGACCTCAAGGAAAAGTTGGAGCACCT GGTGCCCCTGGTGAAGATGGACGCCCTGGTCCTCCTGGGCCTCTGGGAGCTCGTGGTCAGCCTGGAGTGATGGGATTCCCTGGACCTAAGGGAGCCAAT GGTGAACCTGGAAAAACTGGAGAGAAAGGACTTGTTGGACGCCCTGGTCTTAGA GGTTTGCCTGGTAAAGATGGAGAGACTGGAGCTGCTGGTCCACCTGGCCCTGCT GGTCCTGTTGGTGAGAGAGGAGAGCAAGGTCAGCCTGGTCCATCTGGCTTCCAG GGTCTTCCAGGACCTACTGGAGCCCCCGGAGAGCCCGGTAAACCTGGTGACCAG GGTGTTCCTGGAGAGGGTGGTGCTGCCGGTCCCACTGGACCAAGA GGTGAACGTGGTTTCCCTGGTGAGAGAGGAGGTGCTGGCCCTCAGGGTCTCCAGGGACCAAGGGGACTTCCAGGAACTCCCGGAACTGATGGACCCAAG GGTGCCATTGGACCAGCTGGCGCTGCTGGAGCTCAGGGCCCTCCCGGTCTGCAGGGCATGCCTGGTGAGAGAGGAGCTGTTGGAATTGCTGGAGCTAAAGGTGACAGA GGTGACAGCGGAGAGAAAGGACCTGAAGGTGCTCCTGGCAAAGATGGTGCAAGA GGTTTGACTGGTCCAATTGGTCCACCTGGTCCTTCTGGTCCTAATGGTGCAAAG GGTGAAACTGGAGCCATTGGCCCAATTGGTGCTCCTGGTGCTCGTGGTGCCCCT GGCGACCGTGGTGAGATTGGTGCACCTGGACCTGCTGGCTTTGCTGGACCCCCT GGTGCTGATGGCCAGCCTGGAATTAAGGGAGAGCAGGGTGAGTCAGGACAGAAAGGTGATGCAGGATCCCCTGGACCCCAAGGACCATCCGGAGCACCTGGTCCAGTG GGCCCAACTGGTGTTACAGGACCTAAGGGAGCACGTGGAGCCCAAGGAGCCCCT GGTGCCACTGGTTTCCCAGGTGCTGCAGGAAGAGTTGGACCACCTGGCCCCAAT GGTAACCCTGGTCCTGCTGGCCCTGCAGGTGCTGCTGGTAAGGATGGTCCTAAGGGAGTTCGTGGTGATGCTGGTCCACCAGGCAGACCAGGAGATTCTGGACTGCGTGGACCTCCTGGTTCTCCTGGAGAGAAGGGAGAGCCTGGAGAGGATGGTCCTCCT GGTCCTGATGGTCCTTCTGGTCCTGCTGGTCTTGCTGGTCAGCGTGGTATTGTTGGTTTGCCTGGTCAGCGTGGTGAAAGAGGTTTCCCAGGACTCCCAGGACCCTCT GGTGAGCCTGGCAAACAGGGAGCTCCTGGTTCTTCTGGTGACCGTGGACCACCTGGCCCTGTTGGACCTCCTGGATTGACTGGACCTGCTGGCGAGACTGGAcgtgag GGTAATCCTGGATCTGATGGTCCACCTGGTAGAGATGGTGCTGCTGGTGTGAAG GGTGAGCGTGGTAACACTGGCCCGATTggtgctcccggagctcctggTGCCCCTGGTGCTCCTGGTTCTGTTGGTCCAGTTGGCAAACAGGGAGACAGAGGAGAGAAT GGCCCACAAGGACCTGCTGGCCCCCCTGGACCGGCTGGAGCTAGAGGCATGGTT GGACCACAAGGACCTCGTGGTGATAAGGGTGAGGCAGGAGAAGCTGGAGAAAGAGGTCAGAAGGGACACAGAGGATTCACCGGTCTGCAGGGTCTGCCAGGACCTCCT GGTGCTCCTGGAGACCAGGGTGCTGCTGGACCTGCTGGACCAAGTGGCGCTAAG GGACCTGCAGGACCTGTTGGACCAGCTGGTAAGGACGGTTCTAATGGTCAGCCTGGACCCATTGGACCACCTGGACCTCGTGGACGCTCTGGAGAGTCTGGCCCAATT GGTCCACCTGGTAACCCTGGACCTCCTGGTCCTCCTGGTCCCCCTGGCCCTGGCATTGATATGTCTGCCTTCGCTGGGTTGTCTCAGCCCGAGAAAGGACCCGATCCTCTGCGTTACATGCGTGCCGATGAGGCCTCCAGCTCTCTTAGACAACATGATGTTGAGGTGGATGCCACACTGAAGTCAATCAACAGCCAGATCGAGGACATTCGCAGCCCCGATGGATCCCGCAAGAACCCTGCACGCTCCTGCCGAGACCTGAAACTCTGCCACCCTGAATGGAAGAGCG GTGACTACTGGGTTGATCCAAACCTTGGTAGCAGTGCTGATGCCATCAAAGTCTTCTGTAACATGGAGACTGGAGAGACCTGTGTGAAGCCCAGCACTCCCAAAATCCCACGCAAGAACTGGTGGAGCAATAAGGGCAAGGGACAGAAGCACGTGTGGTTTGGAGAGAGCATGAACGGTGGATTCCAC TTCAGCTATGCTGATAGCAGCCAGACTCCTAGTACTACCAGCATCCAGCTGAACTTCCTGAGACTGCTGTCTACTGAGGCCACTCAGACCATCACCTACCACTGCAAGAACAGCGTTGCTTACATGGACCAAGCCACAGGCAACCTGAAGAAGGCCATTCTGCTGCAGGGCTCCAATGATGTGGAGATCAGAGCAGAGGGCAACAGCCGCTTTACATATGGCGTGCTTGAGGATGGCTGTCAG AAGCACACAGGTCAGTGGGCCAAGACTGTGATTGAGTACAAAACTCAGAAGACATCCAGGCTGCCCATCGTGGACATTGCTCCAATAGACATCGGAGGAGCAGATCAGGAGTTTGGAGTGGACATTGGTGCAGTCTgcttcttgtaa